Genomic segment of Myxococcus stipitatus:
AGGCGCCCGGACTGGCGCTCTCCTCCTTGCAGCCCTTGCAACCGGACAGCAGACACAGCGCCAGCAAGGCTGCTGGCGCGATGTGGGCCGGGGCCTTCACGGCCTACTTCTTCTCGCCGCCGGGGGGAGGAGGACGGGACGCGTTGTTGCCCAGGTTCTCCATCTTCAGCGAGCCCTCGAAGATGACCCCGCGGTCCATGGACAGCGACGGCGTCTCCAGGTTGCCCTTCACGCGGCCCGGCGTCTTGAGCTCGATGATCTGGGTCGCCTTCACGTTGCCTTCGACCTGCCCGTTGATGATGACGGTGCCGGCCTGGATTTCAGCCTGGACCTTGGCGCCATCCCCAATGACGAGCACGTCCTTGGTGATGATCTGCCCCTGGAACTTTCCGTCGATACGGACCTGTCCCTCGAAGGTGAGCTTCCCCTCGAACTCGCTTCCCTTGCCCAGAAGCGTATGAACCTCACCAGAGCGCTGCGACACGGATTCCTCCTCCCGCTTGAACAGAGGCCTGCTGGGTGCTTCGTCTTTCTTCCCGCCAAGGAGCGCCACGCGCTACTCCTTCCTGAGCAGCTTCAACAGCCGGTCCAGGTCATCGTAGGAGAAGAAGTCCACCTCGATGGTGCCCTTTCCGGGGCTTCTTTCGGTCAACCGGACCTTGGTCCCCAAGCGGCGCTGGAGCTCCTCCACCAAGGACTTCACCTGCGGGCTCTGCTTCGGCGGCGTCTTGCCCGCATCCTTCTTGCCGTGGGAGCGACTCTGCTGGACCAGGCGCTCCGTGTCACGCACGGAGAGCTTCTTCTCCGCCACCTGCTTGGCCAGGTTCTGCATCTCCGGCAAGCGGGGAACGCCCAGCAGCGCGCGCGCGTGGCCCATGCTCAGGGAGCCATCCGCGACCATGTTCTTCACGTCCGCGGGCAGCGCGAGCAGTCGCAGGGCGTTGGCGACGGTGGAGCGCTCCTTGCCCACGCGCTGGCTGATCTGCTCCTGGGAGAGCTTGAACTCCTCCGCCAGGCGCTTGTAGCCCTCCGCCTCTTCGATGGGGTTGAGGTCGGCGCGCTGGAGGTTCTCGACGAGGGCGAGCTCGAAGGCCTGGACCTCGGAGACCTCCTTGATGATGACGGGGACCTCCTTGAGGCCCGCGGCCTGGGAGGCGCGCCAGCGGCGCTCGCCGGCGATGATGCGGTAGCCGTCCTGGTCCTTGCGGACGAGGATGGGCATGAGGATGCCCTGGGCCTTGATGGACTCGGTGAGCTCCTTGAGCTTCTCCTCGTCGAAGTGGCGGCGGGGCTGCTCCTTGTCCCGATGGATGGACTCGATGGGGAGCTTGATGACGCCGGCCTTGTTCGCGGCCGCGTCACCGCCCTTGCCGGGAGCGGCCTGGGGGATGAGCGCGGAGAGTCCGCGGCCAAGGGCTCGTTTCTGGTCTGCTTTCACCAAGACATGACTCCAGCGCCGCGAGAGGTCTCACGGCGGGCATGGGCGACGGAGGCGAGCGCGCGAATCCAGAGGGGATTCGCGGACGAGCTCAGGCCACCCGCCTGCGGGGGGACTTGGGGGTGTCGCGCTTCATCAGCTCCCGGCCGAGGGCGAGGTAGCTCTCGCAGCCCTTCGACTTGATGTCATAGAGGATGATGGGCTTGCCGAAGGACGGGCACTCGGACAGGCGCACGTTGCGCGGGACGACGACCTGGAAGACCTGGTCCTTGAAGTAGCCGCGCACTTCCTCGACGACCTGGTGGGCGATGTTCGCGCGCGCGTCGAACATGGTGAGGAGGATGCCCTCCATCTTGAGGTCGGGGTTGAGGCCCTGCTTCACCAGGTCGATGGTGTGGGTGAGCTGGGAGAGGCCCTCGAGCGCGTAGTACTCGCACTGCAGCGGGATGAGGACGGAGTCCGCGGCGGACAGGGCGTTGAGGGTGAGCAGGCCGAGCGAGGGCGGGCAGTCGATGATGATGTAGTCGAACTCGGAGGCGAGCGGGCGCAGGGCATCGCGGAGGCGGAACTCGCGGTTCTCCTGGCCGACGAGCTCGACTTCGGCGCCGGTGAGGTCGGGGGTGGCGGGGACGACCTGGAGGTAGCGCAGCTCGGTCGGGTGGAAGAGCTCCTTCATGGGGCGACCATTGAGGAGCGCGTCGTAGATGGTGCCGTGGAGCTTGTCCTGCTTGAGGCCCAGGCCGCTGCCCGCGTTGCCTTGCGGGTCCATGTCGACCAGGAGCGTGCGGCGTTCTGCGGAGGCCAGGCTCGCGGCGAGGTTGATGGCGGTGGTCGTCTTGCCCACGCCGCCCTTCTGATTGGAGATGCAGATGATTCGACCCACGAGGCCCATCCTCTCTCTTGCCCGGCGAGCGCCAGGCGCCGTGCGAGGTGTAACGCACGACTGCGCGCGGATCCCGCTGCTAACACGCGGTTCGGTGTTGGATCAAATTCGCGGCACGGTGGGCACGGCTCCTCTTTTCGAGGGGTTCCAAGCAGGCCGCGAGCCCTGATTCCAAGGACTTGAAGGTCCCGGGTCCCGGCTGTGGAACGCCGGTGCGAGGCCCCTGTCATCCAGGGTTTGCAGGGTGATTGGGCGGCTGGTTGGAGGCTCTCCTATTAAGGAGGCACGGCGGGAGGTTCCTCGTGGAACTGGGGGTGTCACGGGTGGGCGGGGGGTGGAGGGGGACCGCTGGGTTCGTGTGAGTCCGGTTGGGGCGGAGTGCAGGCATTCGACCTTGGGGGTTTCGTGCGGAGGACTCGGCGCGCGGATGGGCACTTTCGAGGTCCGCTTGTGGTGACGGCGCGCAGGTTCCACGCGGAACAGGGGCGGTGGTGAGTCTGGCTGGGTTCGGAGCTGTTGGCCTATGTGCCTGCTGCGCGGCGCGGGATGGTTCGCGCGGATGAGGTGGGCCGGGTTGAGGTGACGTCCGCTTCGCGGCTTCACCTCGGAGTGACTGCGTCCAGGTGGAGACTTGTCGACCGGGTCATCTGGACGGATGAAGGAGGGGCTCGCGCGCGTTCTGGTTCGGGTGTGCAGGGTCTGGAGTCACTGCATCACCGCAAGAACGTGAGGATGTCGGCGGCGAGTGCGGCGTGGCGGGAAGCTCTTTGCCGGTGCACGCAGGTTCCGCGCGGCATCAGTCATGGTCGAACGGCGGCGCCACGATTCACCGAATCCATGCGGAGGTCACGCGCTTCGCGTGGACGACTCTGAGCGAGGAGGGAGTTCAGCGCGGACGTGGTGGAGTCCGGTTCTCGGCTTCGCTTGGCTTCCACACAGCGTCGGCCTGATTCCGCGAGAGGGACCGTCGCCACATGGGCTGGCCTGAGGTGTCCCGTCCCAGCTCAGGTCGTGCATCGAGAGCCCCTCCGACATGACGCCCATGACAACCGGTTCAGGTTCCATATGGAACACGGAGAGGTCAGCGCTTCTTGCCGGGAGTTGAAGGCCACTTCGTCCCCTCCTGAGCGTCATGCCCATGAGAGTCGGTTCCGTCCACGCGTCCTGAGGATTTCTCCTCCTCCCAGCTCACGTTCCCCGCGAAGCATGTTCTGCGCGCCAATCCGCCCTGCCTCACGAAGCGTCGCAAGACACGCCTCGGTCCACATTCCGCGTTCTGCGCGCCAATCCGCCCGGCATCACGAAGCGTCGCAAGACACGCCTCGGTCCACATTCCGCGTTCTGCGCGCCAATCCGCCCTGCCTCACGAAGCGTCGCAAGACACGCCTCGGTCCACGTTCTGCGTTCTGCGCGCATCGCGCAGCTCCGTGAGTCGAGTTGTTCGCGGTCCAGGTGGAGTACGACGCAGTCCTCGTTCTGGGTTCGGCATTTCCACTCCACTCGACCACCCCAAGCCACTCATGACCTGCTCCAAGCGGAACGCCCTGACGACGTGAGCACGATCAAGCGCATCGCGGCCGCTCCCGGCCCGACCTGGAACCAGCCACAGTCTGCATCCAGCGTTCGGAACAAACACCCGCGACGCACGGAAGCTCGCGGTCGGGCGATTCGCCACGCGAGACTCATCAAGAGCCGACTCAAGTTCCGCGCTGGCCACGAAGCGCTCAGCACTTCGCGAAGGACGACAACTTCTCCGCCGCTCCACACGAAGCACAGTGACCAGGTGAACCCGGGTCTGGCGCTTCACCGTCAAACACCCGGCGCAGGTTCTACGTGGAACATATCGCCACCCGCGTTCTGGGTTCTGCCACCAGCACCCCATGCGGCGACCAGATGCCTTCGTGCGTGTTCCATATGGAACCCAGTCCTCAGATGGACACGGTCCGGAGGCTCGCGATGAAGGTCTCTTCGCGACCGTGGACGAGCGCCAACGTGGAATCACGGCAACGCGTCCCCCATCAACCGACGTCCGTGATGAGCGGTTCGCGCTCCATGTGGGGCAGGTGCGGGCATCAACATGAGGTTCAGCACGCCCACCGCGGGTGATGAGCCGAAGCTCTTGTCGCGGGCTTCAATGGAACGCCGCCCCCTGCCCCATCCAGTGCTGAGCAGGCTCCACATGGCACACCGAGCGCCCCTCGCTACCGGCCTGCCGCACCTGCGCGAAGACCTCTTCGCCCATTCCGCATGGAACGCGATGCATGGAGGCTCAAGGACGGCAGCCAGCGCTGACCACTTCTTCATCGCTCCGCCGTGTTCCGCGCGGAACACGACAAGGTGAATGCCCGAGGCTTCTCTTCACCACCGCATGCGGCGGCATGAAGTCGCCTCGCCCGCTCCATGAGGAACGCCGTGTATGGCGGTCCAAGACCCGCTGATGCGCGATGACACCTCCACATCGGGATGCCATCGAGGCTCCGCATCACCACCGCGTGGAGCGGCATGAAGTCACCTCGCCCGGTCCGCGTGGAACGAGGACCGCTCATCACTGCGTGCCCAAGCACGGCCTTCTTGAAGACCTCTTCGCCCGCTCCGTGTGGAACGCCGTGCATGGCGGTTCAAGACCTGCCCATGCGCGACGACACCTCTTCATCACGGTGCCACGCTCGGCATGGAACACGACAAGGCGCAGGTCCGAAGCTCCGCATCACCACCCATGCGCCTGCTTGAAGCCGCCACCACTTCGCACCGGCCCCAACTACCTGAAGACCTCTTCGTGTGTTCCACATGGAACGCGATGCGTGGCGGTCCAAGGCCGGCCGCTGCGCGATGAGCACCTCTTCATCGCTGCCACCCAGGTTCCACACCACCACCGTATGCGGTTGCTCGAAGTCGCCTCATCCGGTTCCACGTGGCACACGGACGGCCACCACTTCGCACCGCCCCAACGACCTCAAGGCCTCTTCACCTGTTCCGCGTGGCAAGCGATGCGTGGAGGTCCAAGTCTGGCCGATGCGCGATGAGCACCCCTTCAGCCTCATTGCTGCCACCCAGGTTCCGCATCACCACCGCATGCGGCTGCTCGCAGTCGCCTCACCCGTTCGATGTGGAACCCGGACCGGCCATCAGTTCGCACCCCACCCCAACTGCCTGACGACCTCTTCGCGTGTTCCACATGGAACGAGCACGAAGCGGTTCATGCCTGGCCCATGCGTGATGACTACCTCGTCATTGAGCCGCCAGGTTCCACGTGGAACACGCCCCGTGATGAGCATGCGGCTCCGCACCACCGCCGCATGCGGCTGCTTGAAGCCGCCTCACCCCCTCCACGTGGAATACGAAGCGGCCATCACTTCGTGCCCGCCACCAACTGATTGAAGACCTCTTCATGGGGTCCACGTGGAACGAGACCAGGGCCGTGCTCGTGGACCGGCATCACCACCACCTGCATCAAGACCTCGGCGCGGGTTCCACGTGGAACGCCATGCCTCAACTTCGCGGCCGCGATGCCTTGCGATGCGGACCTCCATCGAGGCCTGAGCAGGTTCCATGTGGACCACGGAGCGGTCATCACTTCGTGCCCGATACCACCGGCCTGACAACCTCTTCATGGGTTCCACGTGGAACGTCGTGCCCCGAAGTTCGTGGTCACGTCCTTCAACACGAAGGCCTCTTCACGAACCTTCTTCGGTTCCACGTGGAACACGCGGCGACCATCACCTCATGGTCCGAGCCATGCTTCACGGCGCCTTGAAGCACTCCTCGCTTGTTCCACGTGGAACGCGCCCAGGTCCTTGGCTTTGGCTCCGCATCACCACCCATCAGCCAGCGCGAAGGTTCCTTCACCTGCTCCACGTGGAACACGCGGCGACCATCACCTCGTGGTCCGAGCCATGCTTCGCGGTGCCTTGAAGGACTCCTCGCCTGTTCCACATGGAACGCGCCCAGGTCCCTGTCCGTGGCTCCACATCACCACCGCGAGAGGCAGCGCGCAGGCGTCTTCACCTGTTCCACGTGGAACGCCGCCCGCGGATGTTCGTGGTCCAGTTGCCTGCCCCGATGGGCCCTTCACGCACCTTCTTCGGTTCCACGTGGAACACGCGGCGACCATCACCTCGCAGCCCAAGTCATCCATCGCGATGCCTTGAAGACCTCTTCGCTTGCTCCACGTGGAACGCGCCCAGGTCCTTGTTCGTGGCGCAGCATCACCACTCCATGAACCAGCACGAAGGCTCCTTCGCCTGTTCCACGTGGAACGCCGCACGCTGATGTTCGCGGTCCTGTTTCCTGCCCTGACGAGCGCTCCGCGACCTTGCGCAGATTCCACGTGGAACACGCAGCGACCATCAGCTCAGCATTCGCACCAGCCTTCGCACTGGTCAGTGGAGCCCTTCACCTGTTCCACGTGGAACTCGGCCAGGACCATGTTCGTGGCTCAGCATCACCACCACATGAACCGGTTCGCAGGCTGCTTCACGTGTTCCACGTGGAACGCCGCACGCGGGTGTTCGCGGTCCAGTTGCCCGCCCCGATGGTCCCTTCACGCACCTTCTTCGGTTCCACGTGGAACACGCAGCGACCATCAGCTCTCAGCCCAAGTCATCCATCGCGGTGCCTTGAAGACCTCTTCGCTTGTTCCACGTGGAACGCGGCCAGGACCATGTTCGTGGCTCAGCATCACCACCCCATGAATCAGCACGAAGGCTCCTTCGCCTGTTCCACGTGGAACGCCGCGCGCCGATGGTCGCGGTCCAGTTGCCTGCCCCGATGCCCCCTTCACGCACCTTCTTCGGTTCCACGTGGAACACGCAGCGACCATCAACTCTCAGCCCAAGTCATCCATCGCGGTGCCTTGAAGACCTCTTCGCTTGTTCCACGTGGAACGCGCCCAGGCCGTTGTTCGTGGCGCAGCATCAACACCCCATGAACCAGCACGAAGGCTCCTTCACCTGTTCCACGTGGAACGCCGCCCGCGGATGTTCGTGGTCCAGTTGCCTGCCCCGATGACCCCTTCACGCACCTTCTTCGGTTCCACGTGGAACACGCAGCGACCATCAACTCAGCGTTCGCTCCATCCTTCGCACTGGTCAGTGGAGCCCTTCACCTGTTCCACGTGGAACTCGGCCTGGACCATGTTCGTGGCTCAGCATCACCACCACGTGAACCGGTTCGCGGGCTGCTTCACGTGTTCCACGTGGAACGCCGCATGCGGATGTTCGCGGTCCTGTTGCTTGGCTCGATGACCGCTTCGCAACCGCGCTCAAGCTCCACATGGAACATGTGGCGGCCATCCACTCCGCGATGGAGTCCTTCGCCTGTTCCACGTGGAACGCGGCCAGGGCCATGTTCGTGGCTCAGCATCACGACCAGGTGAGCAAGCTCGTAACCCGCTCACCTGTTCCACGTGGAACGCCACACCTCGATGTTCATGGTCCAGCGGCACGCCCTGATGAGCGCTTCGTGGCCTTGCGCAGGTTCCACGTGGAACACGACCAGGCACGTGTTCGTGACTCAGCATCACCGCCACATGAACCAGTTCTCAGGCCGCTCCACCCGTTCCACGTGGAACGCGGCGCCTTGATGGTCGCGGCCCCGTTGCCTGCTCAACCAGCCGCTTCGCGACCTCGCTCAGGTTCCACGTGGAACACGCGGCGGCCATCAACCCAGGGGGCGCACCATCCTTCGCGCGGGTCAGTGACACCCTTCACCTGTTCCACGTGGAACGCGGCACCTTGATGGTCGCGGCCCCGTTGCCTGCTCAACCAGCCGCTTCGCGACCTCGCTCAGGTTCCACGTGGAACGCGCGGCGGCCATCAACCCAGGGGGCGCACCATCCTTCGCGCGGGTCAGTGACACCCTTCACCTGTTCCACGTGGAACGCGGCACCTTGATGGTCGCGGCCCCGTTGCCTGCTCAACCAGCCGCTTCGCGACCTCGCTCAGGTTCCACGTGGAACGCGCGGCGGCCATCAACCCAGGGGGCGCACCATCCTTCGCGCGGGTCAGTGACACCCTTCACCTGTTCCACGTGGAACGCGGCACCTTGATGGTCGCGGCCCCGTTGCCTGCTCAACCAGCCGCTTCGCGACCTCGCTCAGGTTCCAACTGGAGCAGCGGCTGCCACCCGCTCAGGGTTCGCACCATCCTTCGCGCTGGTCCGTACCGCCCTTCACCGGTGCCACGTGGAACGCGACATGCGTATTGGTCGCGCCCCAGCATCACCAACAAGCGGTGGCTTGAGCGTGCTGTCGACCTGCCCAGGAGTTCGTGGGCGCGCTGCCTTGAAGACCTCCTCGTGTGCCTGCTTCGGTTCCACGTGGAACACGCGGCAGCCATCAACCCAGTGCTCGCACCATTCCTGGTGCTGACCTGGAGGTCGCGTCACCGGTGCCACGTGGAACGCGACATGCGTCGCGGTCGCGGCTCAGCATCACCATCGCGCGAGGTCTCTTGAGCACCCCTCCGCCGTTCCACACGAGCCACCGTGCCGGAAGGTTCGTCTGCACACCCGATACCTTGGAGACCTCTTCGCGCGCCGGCTTCGGTTCCACGTGGAACACGCGGCAGCCATCGCTTCGCGCTTGGCCCCATCTTCTTGGGCGACTTGGAGAACGGCGGGCTGGCTCCCATCGACCATGGACTGCACTTCAGCCGCGGCGCAGCCCCGTCGTTTCACGCGACAACTCGAGGGCGCCTTCTCCCGCTCCACGCGGAAAGACTTCAGTCGAAGCTCGCGGGCACGGGCTTCAGGTCGTGGTCCGGGTTCCACCTGGAATAGGTGGCGGTCCTCTCTTCGTGGTCGTCACCCTTTGAGGTGAGTTGCGCGCGTGCCCGCGTGAAGAACCCCGTGACTCGCTTCGGGGTCAGCGCCCGCGGTTGATGGACCACCCCGCCACGCGTGGGTCGGGTGGCCCACTATGGAGGACAGCCGCTTCGCGGTCTTACTCATGAATCAGGTGGAGCACGAGCCGGGCGCTCGACTCACGCTCCACTTCTGGCTGCGACCTGGAGACCTCTCAACCTGTTCACCGCTCCATGTGGACTGCCTCCATCCGAACTCGGGCGAGGAGTTCGCCAGGCCGACCGCTCCATCATCGAGTTCCCCATCCATCTGAAGCCGGCAGTCCACCCGCGCATCGAGGGCCTCACCTCTTCCACGCGAGCCCCCAGGACTCGAGCTGCCATGAACCTGCGCCAGCGCTCGGCCGCCCTGGTTCCATCTGGCGTGCGAAGCCACCATCGGCCGGTTGCTCGGCAGCTCGTTCGATGGAGCCTGACGTCTGGACGGAAGAACTCCGCGCGGGCCACGCGGAACCTGAACCACGCGCGGCACCTCTTCCGAACCGTGCACACGTGACCCGAAGGCAGTCCCGTGGGTTTCACGTGGAACGCCACTTCCGGTCAGCTCACCTCAAGGAAGGCTTCGCCTTCTTCTCGCTTCATGTGCTGCCCCACGACTCGCCCTCCCCTTCCGCGCTGAACATCCACTCGTGCTCGAGGGCGTGGGGCACCGCGAGTCCTCCCGCGACAACTCGATGTTCGGCACCCAGCAGGCTGCGCATTGATGACCTCCGCACTGCCCCCATGTCGGCCGACGAGGTTGATGGAGGATGGGACCAGCGCCACAGCCGGCAGCTCCGTGGCGTCATTCCGCGTGGAGCTCGAAGAGTGACCGCGTGAAAGAAGGCTCACCGACTCCGCTGAGCACCTCATCGGACCACACGACACCAACCCCTTCGGCTGATGCTCTTTCGCAGCGGAGTTTCCGATTCGGGCGGCAGTTCTGGTGGTCCCCACCCCGGCCTCGGTCGGATGCGCTCACCTGCGCAGATTCGTCCTGAAGAAAGTCGGCCAGCTTCGTCGCCTCCCGTGGGCGCAGGCTTGGCGACTCATCCGCGACGCAGACCCGCTCGCCCATCACTCCGGTCGCACCTTCTCACCAGTGCCTTGCGGCACCCCTGACGAGGGAACACAGAGGCCAGAGTCGCCCCCCCAACTGCTCACTCCCCACCTCGCTCGCTTGCCGGCCTGGCCTGACTGCTTCGTGATGCCGCTTCACCTTCATCACTTCCGTTCAAGCGCTCGCCCAACTGCTCAGCGGCAGCCAGGCACAACATCTTCGGCATGCCCACTGGCCGTCTCGTCTCCGCCCGAACAAGACCCGGCCCAGTTGAGTGAACTGCTTGCTCGTTCCACGAGGAACCTGCCGATGCACCGGCACTCCGCACGTGCTGGCTGACGGTGCCGCTGCGCCTGCTCGTCATGCAGGCACTCGTCTCACCACCTGTTCTCGATGGTGGGCCTCACGCGGATGGACCGCGCCGCGCACCAGTCATGAGAGCGTCGCACGGACGTCGTGCTGAACCGCTCGCGGATGCGCGAGCTGCATTCCAAATGAGCCGCGTTGTTCACCCCACCTTGTCGACACTGCTCACC
This window contains:
- a CDS encoding ParA family protein, with protein sequence MGRIICISNQKGGVGKTTTAINLAASLASAERRTLLVDMDPQGNAGSGLGLKQDKLHGTIYDALLNGRPMKELFHPTELRYLQVVPATPDLTGAEVELVGQENREFRLRDALRPLASEFDYIIIDCPPSLGLLTLNALSAADSVLIPLQCEYYALEGLSQLTHTIDLVKQGLNPDLKMEGILLTMFDARANIAHQVVEEVRGYFKDQVFQVVVPRNVRLSECPSFGKPIILYDIKSKGCESYLALGRELMKRDTPKSPRRRVA
- a CDS encoding ParB/RepB/Spo0J family partition protein is translated as MVKADQKRALGRGLSALIPQAAPGKGGDAAANKAGVIKLPIESIHRDKEQPRRHFDEEKLKELTESIKAQGILMPILVRKDQDGYRIIAGERRWRASQAAGLKEVPVIIKEVSEVQAFELALVENLQRADLNPIEEAEGYKRLAEEFKLSQEQISQRVGKERSTVANALRLLALPADVKNMVADGSLSMGHARALLGVPRLPEMQNLAKQVAEKKLSVRDTERLVQQSRSHGKKDAGKTPPKQSPQVKSLVEELQRRLGTKVRLTERSPGKGTIEVDFFSYDDLDRLLKLLRKE
- the bacM gene encoding bactofilin BacM, which codes for MALLGGKKDEAPSRPLFKREEESVSQRSGEVHTLLGKGSEFEGKLTFEGQVRIDGKFQGQIITKDVLVIGDGAKVQAEIQAGTVIINGQVEGNVKATQIIELKTPGRVKGNLETPSLSMDRGVIFEGSLKMENLGNNASRPPPPGGEKK